The following is a genomic window from Geminicoccus roseus DSM 18922.
ACTTCAACGGCAAGATCCGCTGCAGCCTGAAGGGCTGGCACCCGTCCGACCATGTTGACGCGATCCGGGTGGCCAGGCTCGACCCGAGCTCGTCGCGGATGACGGCGGTCGCGGTGGGGCTGACCGGCGGCGGCGCGTTCGATGCCAGCAACTGCAAATGGCTCTGGGGGCTGCCCAAGTCGGTCCGGAACCCGCAGGAACTGGCGATCGCGCAGCTGGACCCGGCCCCCAAGCCACTTTCGATCACGGTCACCCAGCGCGGCTCGGAAACAAATCCGAAGACCTTCGTCCTGAACGCTGACGGCAAGCTGACCCGCGCCATCTCGCGCCGGATCATCCCGATGCAGAATGCCGAGCTGGACGGCAACCGGACGAATGACGAGCTCCTGGCAATGTTCGGCGAGGTGTTCACCGGCACCGGCAAGCAGCTCCTGTCGCGCAGCTGGTACTGGAACCTCAAGGGCACCCGCGTCACCCAGAAGAGCACTTCCAACGTCTATGACCGCTGGGTGGCCTTCCCGCTGCTCTACGACGTCGACAATGACGGCAAGGACGAGTTCGTCACCTGGGGGCAGAGCCTGATCGTGGTCGGCAAGCCAGGCTGACCAATGAAAATGGCGGCGACGTCCAGGCACGTCGTCGCCGCACCGCTGCTTTTGCTGTCCGCTTGTTGCGTTCCGGGCAACTTGCGGAAGTGTCGGAAACATCACCTGCAACTTACTCGGGTACGATCGGAGGAGCGGAGGGTCTTCTCCTGCGCTCGTTCCCTGGTTTCCGGATATTAATCTGGTGGGGTTGCGCAGGATCACCGGAAATGCCGCGATTCCGAGCAATCACGCGATCATAATGCCGGGACAGCGTTCCTGTTGTCGCAGCCGGACATGAATGAAAACTCGTCCATTTCCCGAATTGTCGTGGAATGGAGGGACGTTTTCTTGTCATTTCCGACGGCGGGAAAAACTAACTTCCCGCCTATCCAGTGCGACATCAGGAAACGAACATGCGATTCCCGCGAACCGCTGAACGGCCTCGTGTGCATGCTGTGCTGGGAGCTGGCCTCCTGGCTGCGCTCGTGGCGAGCTTGGCATGGCCCGCAGACAGCCGAGCCGGCAGCCTCGAAACCAAGCTCGAGGACCGCGTTCTGCTTCATCGCAACGCTCCCCGCGGCATGGAATATGTGCCCACCTCGCGTTCGGGATCGTCCTCAGGGGGCAAATCCTCGCTCAAGGTCAAGGTTCTCAAGAAGCTCAACATCGACGGCAACGCGATCGACAACGCCTATTCCAGCGTCCTGCCGCTCGATTCGAACAATGATGGCAAGTATGGCTACCTGCACTGGAACGGCCACCGCATCATGCGGCTGTTCGACAGGAATGGTAAGAAGATCTGGCAGGTCTACAACGGCTCCGGCCGCAAGCAGAGTTCCGAAGCCTACATCCATCGCGATTCGGCGGCGATTCTGGACCTGGACGGCGACAAGAAGGACGACATTCTTCACTGCTGGCAGTCCGGTTCGACCAAGCGTCTGGTCGCCCGTGACGGCGCGACCGGCAAGGAGATCCGCCGGGTCAACCTGAGCGGCCAGAGCAACGGCCCGACCGCTTATTGCCGGGTCGCGGTCTACCGCCAGCAGAAGACCAAGAAGCCGATCATCCTGGTGGCGCACCAGCAGCCGGGCGGCAGCGCGAAGTGCAACAAGAAGAACTGGGTCGACAACTGGACCCGGGTGGTGGCCTTCGACACCAAGCTGAAGAAGCTGTGGACCAAGGATACCTGTCATGCCGGCCACCAGACCGCCGGCGTCGACGCCAACAATGATGGCTATCAGGAGTATTTCTTCGTCGGCAAGTACGCGATGGACTTCAACGGCAAGACCCGCTGCAGCCTGAAGGGCTGGAGCAAGACCGACCATGTCGATGCGATCCGGGTGGCCAAGCTCGACCCGAAGTCGTCGAAGCTGACGGCGGTCGCGATCGGCATGAGCGGTGGCGGCGCCTATGACGCCAGCAACTGCAAGTGGCTGTGGAAGGTGCCGGTCAAGAACCCGCAGGAACTGGCGATCGCGCAACTCGACCCGGCGCCGAAGCCGCTCTCGGTCACGGTCACCCAGCGGGGCACGGAGAAGAGCCCGAAGACCTACGTCCTGAACTCCAAGGGCAAGGTCATCCGCAAGATCTCGCGCCGGATCATCCCGATGCAGAACGCCCAGCTGGACGGAAACAAGAAGAACGACGAGCTGGTGGCGATGTTCGGCGAGGTGTTCACCGGTACCGGCAAGCAGCTCCTCTCGCGCAGCTGGTACTGGAACCTCAAGGGTTCCAAGGTGAAGCAGAAGAGCACCTCCAACGTCTATGACCGCTGGGTGGCGTTCCCGCTGCTGTTCGACGTCGACAAGGACGGCAAGGACGAGCTCATCACCTGGGGGCAGAGCCTGATCGTGGTCGGCCGGCCCGGCTGACGCCTGCAATCCTTCCTCTCGGAGGCCCCCGGAAAGCCGGGGGTCTTTTTTGCGCCTGCCGGCGAACTTTACCTGAAAATCAAAGCTGAGGCGGAACAATTCCACTAACGCATTGTGCATCAACGTGAATCAACCAATAAATTCCCGGCAAAATGTCTTTGTTTTTATGAAATACTCGTAATTTCCGCGACATCGATAGACCAGCCTTCAACGGCGATCTACTTCCTGGTTCAACTCGGCAGGTCCGGTCGGACATGCCCGTGGGCGGGGAGCCGGAATGATCGGGTGGAAACGTCTCTGGCAGTTGAATGCCAGGGCTGCGGCAGGGCTGTGCCTGCTCGTGGCCATGGCCATGTCGGCAACCTCTTCCGCACAGGCGGCCCCGCTCGACGACAGGCTGGATGCACGGGTCCTGCTGCACCGCAACGCCCCGCGCGGGATGGAGTACGTCCCCCTGGCGACGGCCACGGCCATTAACGGCTCGCGCCGCAACGCCCTGAACGTCGACGTGCACATCAAGGCGGAACTGGACGGGACGGCGATCGACAACGTCTACGCCAACGTCCTGCCCCTCGACTTCAACAATAACGGCCGTTTCGAATACCTGCACTATAACGGCTACAACTTCATCCAGGCGTTCAACTCCAGTGGCCGCAGGGTCTGGCGGATCACCAACCCGGCCGGCCGCAAGAACAGCGTCACGGCCGCCACGCATCGCGACGGCGCGGCCATCCTGGAACTGCGGGGGCAGGAGAAGCCGGCCGGCCAGGACGTGCTGCATTGCTGGGCGGAGGGTTCGCAACGGCTCCTGATCGCCCGCCGCGGCATCACCGGCGCGGAACTGCGCCGGGCGAAGCTGGACGGCACCGCGACCAGCTCCGGAAGCGTCTGCTACATCTCCGTCTACCGCATGCAGTCGACCGGCAAGCCGATCATCCTGGTGGCCCACAACCAGCCGGGCGGCAACACCCGCTGCGACGGCAAGAACTATGTCGACTACTGGACCCGCGTGGTGGCGTTCGACCTCCAGCTGAACCGGCTGTGGCAGACCGACACCTGCCACGCCGGGCACCAGACCGCCGGGGTGGACGAGAACGGCGACGGGCTGACCGAGTATTTCTTTGTCGGCAAATATGCTCTCGACGAGAACGGCAAGATCCGCTGCACCCTGCAGGGCTGGAACAGCAAGGACCATGTCGACGCCATCCGGGTGGGCCAGCTCGACCCGGCCAAGCCGGGACTGCAGGCGGTGGCGGTCGGGCAGACCGGGATGGCCGCCTTTGCGGCCAACGACTGCCGGCGCCTTTGGAGCGTGGGCTCCAGCCTGGTGAAGAACGGCCAGGAACTGGCCCTGGCGCAGTTCGATCCGGCGCCGGCACCGCTGTCGATCCTGGTCACCCAGCGCGGCTCGGAACCAAAGCCCACCAGCTACGTGGTGAGCGCTCAAGGCAAGCTGCTGCGCAACCTCAAGCGCCGGATCGTGCCGCTGCAGAACGCCGAGTTCGACGGCGACCGGCGCACCGACGAGATCCTCTCCATGTGGGGCACCGTTGACGACGGTTTTGGCCGGCAGCTCCTCTCCCGGAACTGGTACTGGAACCTGAAGGGTACCCAGGTGAAGGAGACCGGCCGGCAGGACTATGATCGCTGGGCGCCGTTCCCGGTCCTGTTCGACGTCGACAGCGACGGCCGCGACGAGATGATCGTCTGGGGCCAGAGCCTTCTCGTGGTGGGCAAGCTGCGCTGACCAGCCTGCCGGGCGGGCGCGGCGCAGCTGGCCGCGCCTGCACGGGTCAAGGCGTCGCCGCCGGGCTCAGTCGGTGAGCACGATCCCGTCGGCCGGCTCGAACGCCACCCAGCATTCGGTGCCGGTGCGATAAGGTTCCTCACGCGAGCGCGACTGGTTGTGGCGAAGCACCACGATCCGGCCGGCCTGCTCGGTCTCCACGAACACCTGGCTGTTGTCGCCGAAATAGGCGACCTGGGCGACCTTGCCGGGAAGCCGGACCCAGCCGAGTTCCGGCTCCTCGCGATAAAGGCGCATCTTCTCGGGCCGCACCGCCAGGGCGATCTCCGGGGTGGCCGGGTAGTCCCAGGGCACGTCGACCAGCCCGATCCCCTTCAGGTCGACCCTGGCCCTGCCGCCGTCCGCCGAAAGCATGTCGCCCTCGAACAGGTTCATCTCGCCGATGAAGTCGGCGACGAACCGGCAGTTCGGCTCCTCGTAGAGATCCCAGGGCGGCGCCACCTGCAGGACCTTGCCCCGGTTCATGACCGCGATCAGGTCGGCCATCGACAGGGCCTCGTCCTGGTCGTGGGTCACGATCACGAAGCTGATGCCGACCTCCTGCTGCAGGCGGACCAGCTCCAGCTGCATGTCCTCGCGCAGCTTCTTGTCCAGGGCCGACAGAGGCTCGTCGAGCAGCAGGAGCTTGGGCTTCTTCACCAGGGCGCGGGCCAGCGCCACCCGCTGCCGCTGGCCGCCCGAAAGCTTGTCGGGCTTACGATCGGCGAACGCCTCCAGCTTCACCATGTGCAGGGCTTCCTCGACCCTGGGCTCGATCTCCGCCCGGGGCACGCCCGACACCTTCAGCCCATAGCCGACATTCTCGCGCACGCTCATGTGCGGGAACACCGCGTAGGACTGGAACACCATGTTGACCGGCCGCTTGTTCGGCGGGATCCCGGCCATGTCCTCGCCGTCGATCAGGATGCGGCCGGAGGTCGGGTGCTCGAAGCCCGCCAGCATCCGCAGCAGGGTGGTCTTGCCGCAGCCGGACGGACCCAGAAGGGCGAAGAACGCGTTGTTGGGCACGTCCAGGGTGATGCCGTCCACCGCGTGGAACGAGCCAAAGCTCCGGCGGACATTCTCGAAGCGGACGATGGGGACGCCGTTGCTCATGGTCAGCCGACGCCCTCCGAGGGTTTCTGGAACTTCAGCGCCACCAGGGTGAGCGCCACGGTGAACACGATCAGGATGGTGGAGGCCGCGTTGACCTCGGGCGTCACGCTCTGGCGGACCATCGAGTAGATCTTGACCGGGAAGGTGATGGTCTCGGGGCCGCTGGTGAAGAAGGTGATCACGAAGTCGTCCAGCGACAGGGTCATCGCCAGCAGGCCCCCCGCGATCAGACCGGTCTTCATGTAGGGCAGCGTCACGTTCCAGAACGTCTGCCATTCCGAGGCGCCCAGGTCCTTCGACGCCTCCTCCAGCGACCGGTCGAAGCCTTCCATGCGGGCGCGCACCACCACCGCCACGAACGGGAAGCTGAACACCACGTGGCCGATGATCACCTGGCTGAGGTTGAGCGGCCAGGGCAGGCCGGTGGGCCAGCCGACCCGCGCGTAGAACACCAGCAGCGCCACGCCCATGCAGATCTCGGGGATCACGATCGGCAGGGCCGAGACGCCGTCCAGCACCGACTTGCCCGGAAAGCGGAAGCGGTAGAGGCCAAGCGCCAGCAGCCCGCCCAGGATCACCGACAGCACGGTCGAGACCAGGGCGATCATGATCGAGTTGGTGAAGGCCTCGATCAGCGAGGAATTGTTCAGGGCGCGCCCGTACCAGTCGGTGGTGAAGCCGGTCCAGACGATGTTGCGCTTCGACTTGTTGAAGGAGAAGGCGATCAGCACGACGATCGGCGCGTACAGGAAGACGAATACCGCCAGGAGCCACAGGCGGACCCAGGTCCGCCGGGTGAACTCCAAGGGGCCGATCGGGCTACGCATCGGCCTTCTCCTCGCGGGCGGCGTACCAGGCGCGCAGCGCCAGGGCGATGAAGGTCAAATAGAGCAGCAAAAAGGACAATGCGGCGCCGAGCGGCAGGTTGTTGGCGGCACGGAACTGCCGCTCGATCACGTTGCCGATCAGCTGGCTGTCCGGGCCGCCCAGCAGGTCGGAGATCAGGAAGGTGCCCAGTGCCGGGATGAACACCAGGATGATCCCGGAGATGATGCCGGGCTTGGCGAGCTTGACGATCACCTCGAAGAAGGTGCGGATCTGGCTGGCTCCCAGATCCAGGGAGGCTTCCACCAGCGAGCGGTCGAGCTTCTCCAGGTTGGCGTAGAGCGGCAGCACCATGAAGGGCAGGTAGATGTAGACGATGCCCATCACCACGGCGGTGTTGTTGTAGAGCAGCGCCAGAGGCTCGAACCGCTCGCCCATCAGGCCGTCCAGGCCCACCGGAGTCAGCAGGAACTTCACGGCGGTCCATATCGCGCCGATGCCGTCGTTGAGGAAGCCGTTCTGCCGCAGCATCGCGATCATCGCATAGGTGCGGATCAGCATGTTCGTCCAGAACGGCAGGATCACCAGCAGGAGCAGGAGGCCCTTGTAGCGGCTGGGAGCGAAGCAGATCGCCAGCGCCACGGGAAACGCCACCACCAGGCAGATCGCGGTGGAGAGCACCGCGATCCACAAGGTCTTGAGGAACAGCTGCAGGTAGATCGGTTGCAGCGCCTCGGCATAGTTCGACATCGTCCAGGTCACGACGATGTCGACCGGGCCTTCCCGCTCGCCGATGGCGAAGAACCAGATCCACCCGAGCGGGATCAGGAAGAACAGCAGCAGCCAGAAGGCGGCCGGGGCGATGAAGGTCAGGAATACCCAGGGCTGCTGCCGCCAGTTCTCCAAGGTCAGTCCTCACCCCAGGCCGGCCAAGCAGGAGCGCCGGCGCAATGGTCCCACGTCATGACCCGGTGATCCTGGAAAATGCCGTTGCCGTCGGTCAAGCCGCCAGCACGCGGGTGAGGACGTCCTCGTACATCTTTTCGACCTTCTCGCCCTTGTAGGAGGCCACCTCCGACTGGGCCAGCACCTCGTCCGGCGGATAGACCTGCGGGTCGGTGCGATCCGTCTCGGGCAGGAGCTGCACCGCCGGCTTGTTCGGGATCGCGTACATGATCTCTTCCGCGATCGCCGCATGGACCTCGGGGCGCAGGATGAAGTCGATGAAGGCATGGGCGTTGTTCGGGTGCGGCGCACCCTTGGGGATGCACATGCAGTCGATGCCCAGCAGGGAGCCCTCGCTCGGCACCACGAAGTCAAGATCGTCGTCCTCGGCCATCACCTGGCGGAAGTCGCCCATCCAGTCGACCGCCAGATCCACCTCGCCGGACAGCAACAGGTCCTGGCCGGTGTCAGGCGCGAACATCTTCACGACGCCCCGCTTCTTGGCGTCGAGCAGCACGTCCTCGGCCGCCTTCAGGTCGGCGGGATCCTCGCTGTTCAGGGACTTGCCCAGGTATTTCAGCACGGCGCGGATGAGATCGGTGTCGTTGGGCAGGGAGACCCGGCCCACCGGCGCGTCCGGACCGAACACCGCGTCCCACGAGGTCGGCTCCTGCTCCACCGCCGACTTGCGGTAGCCGATCGCCAGCAGGCTGTAGGTATAGGGCGCCCCGTACTTCAGGCCCGGGTCGTAGCTCGGGTTGGCGAAGGCCGGGGCGATGTTCTTCAGGTTCGGGATCAGGGCGTGGTCCAGCGGCATCAGCATGTCGCCGGCGACCATCCGCTCCACGAAATTGTTCGACGGGAAGATCACGTCGTAGCCGGGATTGCCCTCGCGCAGCTTGCCGAACAGCTCGTCGGAGGAGGCGTAGAGGTCGTAGCGTACATCGATCCCGGTGGCGTCGGTGAATTCCGAGAGCGTATCCAGGCCGATATAGGTGTCCCAGTTGTAGACGTTGACCTGCTTTTCTTCCTGGGCATGCGCCAGTTTCGCCAGCGGCAGCAGGCTTGCTACGGCCAGGCTGCCTCCAAGCAGGCCGCGGCGGCGGACAGATCGCATGACCATCTCCTTCAAGGTTCGGGCGCTGGCGGGCGACAACGCCATGGGTTGAAAGCGCAGGATCGTGACGGTGTCGTGACGGTCAAGGCCGGCTGGAGCTCGAGGCGTCCGGCCTCAGGCCGCAAGAACCCTGGTCATCGCCTGTTCGTAGAGCGTTTCCACGGCTTCGCCCTTGTAGGTCGCGTACTCGCAGCGGGCGAGGGTCTCTTCGGAAGGGTAGATCGCCCTGTTGTTCCGGGCGGCTTCCGGGATGAACGCCATCGCGGCGGCATTCGGGCTGGCATACCCGATCTCGGTGGCGATGGCGCCGTGGACCTCAGGGGTCAGGATGAAGTTGATGAACGCATGGGCATTGATCGGGTGGGGCGCGCCCTTGGGGATGACCATGTTGTCCGACCAGAGCATGCTGCCTTCTTCCGGGATCACGTAGGCGAGGTCGTCGTCCTCGGCCGCGACCTGCTGGATGTCGCCGGACCATTCCAGGCAAATGTCGACCTCGCCGGCCAGGAGCAGGTCCTGTCCGGTATCGGGCGCGAAAGTCTTGATGCCGGGCTTGATCCGGATGAGGTAGTCACCGGCAGCGGCGATCTGTGCCGGATCCCTGGTATCGAGCGAGAAGCCCAGTGCCTTGAGCGCCATGCGCAAGGTATCGACGCCGGACAGCAGCGAGAAGCGGCCCTGCATCGCCTCGTTCTCGGTCATGTCCTTCCAGGAGGTCGGCTTGGTCGGGAACATGCTCTGGCGGTAGCCCAGCCCCTGGGTGCCCCAGAAATAGGGCGCGCCCCATTTCAGGCCGGGATTGTAGGGGGCATTGGCGAAGGCGGGCGCGATATTCTCGAGATTCGGGATCAACGTGCGGTCGACTGCGATCAGCATGTCGGCCGCCGCCATGCGCTCCACGATATTGTTGGACGGGAAGATCACATCAAAACCGGGATTGCCTTCCCGCAGCTTGCCGAACAGTTCGTCAGCCGAGGCGAACAGGTCGTAGCGGACGTCGATCCCAGTGGCCTCGGTGAACTCGGCGAGGGTGTCGGTCCCGATATAGGTGTCCCAGTTATAGACATTGACCTGCGCCTCCTCCGCCGCCTGCGCGACGCGGCCGAACGGCGCGATCGACGCCAGGCTCAGGGTCGTGCCGAGCAGGTGGCGGCGCGACAGGTAGGGCATCGGGAACGGGGAGGGGCGGCGGGCCATGGGCGTGGTCTCCGGCGGTGCGCGGCTGCGAGGCGTCGACGGTCGCCCCGGCACCATGGCCTGTCAACGCAAGTAAGGCAGAATCAGGACGTTCCCGTGACGGTCCGGCAGCCATCGCCGGACCGGATGTTCGTCAGGCCTGAACCCGGTGCTGCAGGAAGAAGCGGATCATCTCCGCCGAGGCGTCGGGACCCTTGGGGTCGGTGTAGGATCCAGCCGCGCTTCCGCCAAACCAGGCATGGCCGGCACCCTGCACCGCCCAGTGCTCGTGCATCGCCCGGCCGGAACCGTCGGCATAGACGGTGCGGGTATAGGCATGGCCGTTGTTCACGGCATGGCGCTCGACCGGAAGCGGCGCGGTTGTCTGACGGATCTGGTCGATGATCCGCATGGCGTTGCGCGGATGGACGGTCCCGTCCTGGGTGCCATGGAACACGATGGTCGGCACCGCCGGCGCCGCGCCGATCTGGCGGCCGGGCGCGTCGCCCTGGCGCATGGCGGCGAAGGCGGAGTTCATGTCCTGGGCCGCCCCGAACGGCAGGCCGGAATGGACGCCGGCTGCAGCGTAGAGGTCCGGGTAGAGCAGGGCCATCGCCAGCGCCGCGGCGCCTCCCGCGGACAGGCCGGCAATGTAGACGCGCCCGGGATCGACCGGGTGCTCGCGCAGGATGTCCCGGGTGATGCCGGCGATCAGGGCCGGCTCGCCCTGTCCGTGGCGCTGGTGGCCTGGCTCGAACCAGTTCCAGCACCGGGAAGGGTTCGCCGTTTGCGGCTGCTCGGGATAGGCGATCAGCAGGCCGTGGCGCTCGGCCTGGCGGTTCATGCCGGTACCGGCGGCGAAGTCCGCCGGATCCTGGGTGCAGCCGTGCAGCATCACGACCAGCGGCATGGGCTCCGCGCCGGCACGGCTTGGGACATAGAGCCGGTAGTCACGGCTGCCGGCGCGGTCGGTGAAGCGGCGCTCCAGGAACGCAGCACCGTCGGGAAGGGGCTCGGCAGGAGTCCGCTGCCTGAGGAGGCCCTGCAGGCCCTGGAGTCCCTGCAGGTCCTTGGGCAAGTGGCTGCGCAGGTCGGCGAAGCCTGCGCCGGCGGAGGGCAGGTCCGCGGAGGGCATGGCAGAGGTTCCCCGGCCCTGGCGGAGCTGCGCGGTCGCTTCGCCGAGCCTGCCGGCACGGATCAACCGCATGGCCTCGGCCATGGTCTGCGAGATGTCGGTGGTCATGTCGGCGGGAACTTTCGATGTGGGCGACGGGGGATCAGCGGATACGGTCGGCCAGCGCCGCCTTCACGGCGGGGCTGGCGGCGAGTGCACCGACCACGACCAGCGATTCGATGCTGGCCCGGGCAAGCTCGGGATCGACGTCGGCGGCAATGGTGGCGAGGCCCAGCACGTGGATGCGCAGCTTCTGGCCGCTGTCGCGGGCAGCCTCCAGCTCGGCCCGGCCGAAATGGCGCAGGCCCAGGTCCAGGCCATGGCGCACGACCGATTTCTGCAGGACGTCGGCATGGCGCTCGAGCTGGTTGCGGATCGCGGTGCGGATGAAGTCGGTACGGTTGGAGTAGAACCCTTCCCGGACCATCAGGTCGACCTGACCCAAGTCGACATAGCCGAGGTTGATCGTGATCTTCTCGCTGTCGCTCGGTCGAGATCGCAGCTCATGAACGTTGTCTGCCATCATCCCATCCCCATGCCATCCGTGTGGATGGTAGATGGATGTGCTGAGCTACTGCGGCAAGAGGAGACGTGGCGATTTCGCTCGCACCGTTCGGATCTGGAGCGCTAGGCACGCAGCAGCAGCTGCGACGGAGGCAGGCTTGGAGATCTGGATCGGGCTGGCGGCGGCCTTCGTGGCCGGTCTGGGTGCAGGTTTCCTGCTGGGACGCTCCGATGCCCGCAGCACGTCGGCCGGCACCCGGCGCGTGCTGGCGGAACTGGATGGCCGCCGATCCGAGGAAACCGAGGCGCTGCTCGATCAGGTCAAGCTCGCCTTCGCCGAGCTTTCCCGGGAGGGCGAGAAGCGCGCCGCCGACGAGCTTGCCCGGGCGGTGCAGACCGCCTTCACGGTGGAGCGGACCCTGCAGGGCCATCGCTCGCAGGCGGAGCGCGCCGAGTTCGAGGCGCGCATCCAGAACGTGCTGGGTCAGGTTGAGCGGCTGGGCGAACTGATCCGGCGGATCGAGCGGGAGAGGGCGGAAAGCTTTTCGTCCCTGGGCGGCCGGGTCGAGCAGGCCTTCGCCCGTGCCGAGAAGCTGGCCGAAACCACCGCCTCCCTGCGAGACGCGCTGGTGCATGCGCGGGTGCGTGGCCAGTGGGGCGAGCGGATGGCCGAGGACCTGCTGCGCGCCATGGGGCTGGTCGAGAACCTGCACTGGGTACGCCAGCGTCAACTCGACGACGGCACCCGGCCGGACATCACCTTCCTGCTGCCCGATGGCCGGGTCCTGCACATGGACGTGAAGTTTCCGTTCGAGAACTGGGCGAGGCTGGTGGAGGCCAGCGACGAAGAGGGGCGCAGCCGGGCGCGGGCCGCCTTCGTGCGCGACGTGCGCGGGCGGATCGCCGAGGTGGCGAAGCGCGGCTGGTCACGTCCGGAGATCGGTGCGCTGCCGCTCGCCCTGCTGTTCGTCCCCAACGAACAGGTGTTCGCCGGCATGGTCACCGCCGAGCCGCTGCTGGTCGACGAGGCGATCGGCAAGCGGGTCTGCCTGGTCGGCCCGGCCAGCCTGTTCGCGGTCCTGGCGCTGATCCGTCACGCTGCCGAGGAGCGCCGGATCGCCGACGGTCTGACCGGCCTCCTGGAGGCCCTGCATGGGCTGGACGAGGGCTGGCGCGCCCATCTGCAACGGCTGGACCGCCTGGGGCGCCGCCTGGAGGACAGCCTGCGCGACTGGCATGAGCTGCGCGGCAGCAAGGTGCCGCAGCTGGAGCGTCTGCTGCGGCAGATCGGCGATCACGGGGCGCAGGCTTCGGCCGGGCGGTCGGACGCTCAGTCCGAGGAGAGCGGCGCGAAAAACAGTTCGTCGAGCCTGCCGGGCGACACCGAGCCCAGCACGTCGAACGTCACGCCATCGTGACGGCGGATCATGTGGGCAAGGCCGTGACGCCGGGCATAGGCCACCACGTCGGCCGAGACGGATGACATCCCGTCCACGGTCGGCAGGAGCATCAGGCGGTCGTCGTCCCGGCCGGCGGCCAGGACCACCGGCCGGCTCTCCATGCCAATCCGCAGCTCGCCACCGCCCAGGAGGGTGATGCCGGGTGGGAGTGCCAGGTCGACCGGCCGCCCGAGCTGGACCTGCAGCCAGTCAGGCACCTCGGCCGGCTGAACGTCGATCTGGGCGAGATCGACCGGGGCCGCAGCCGGGCTGCCCGTTCCGGCCTCCTCGAACGGCGCGGCGACCGCTTCGGTGGCGCTGGCGGCATCGACGGGATCGGCACTGCCGAGCAGGCGCAGGTCGCCCCCTGTGTCCTCGGTTGTCTGCGGGTTGGAGCGGATCAGCACCCAGCCGCCCGTGCTCACCCCGGCGAGCACGAGGCAGAGAAGGGCCACCACCGACCAGCGCGGCTCACGCACCGGTGCATCCGGCGGCGTCGCCGGCACGGAGCTCCGGCTTCGCGACGGCGGCGGCAGCAGCGCACCGGTCAGGGAGGTCATCGGCGGGCGTGGCGCCCTGGGCGGCAGCAGGTCGCTCGACCCGGCAGCGCTCGGCAGGCCGACCAGATCAAGTTCCAGCCCGGTCCAGAGCCGCTGCGTCCTGGCCATCGCGCGGAACCGCTGATGCAGGTCGACCTCGAACTGGCGAAGCTCCTCGACCCGGGCACGGCAGCTCGGGCAGGTCATCACATGGCGGCGCAGCACGAGCCACTGGGCCCGGCGCAGCCGCCCTTCCAGATATGCCTCGAGATAGCGTTCGAGGCTCGCGCACTCCATGCCTGCCCCCACAACACCCGACGCCCGCGACAGAACCGCTACGGCCAATCATGATCCGACAGATCCGCCAGTCTGTCCACCTCCGGATGCGCGCACTTCGGGCGCTGGAGACCATGGCTGCGCCGCTTGTACGCAGGAGGCGGAATCGGTCCTCCCGGCTCCTGCCTGCCGATGTCGGGGTTGCCAAGCGTTGCCGATGCTCTGAACATGCGTCGTCACCGATCGCGCGTGCCGGTCGGACGCCTCTCGTCAGAAGAGTGCCGACCGCGCTCGAAGCTGCGTGTCGGCAAGGCGGGAGGCCTGAACGAATGAGTACGGAACGTAGCGCACGCAACCTTGCGCTCGTCGGCCCGAACGGCGCCGGCAAGACGACTCTGCTCGAGAGCATGCTGTTCGTCTCCGGTGCCCTTCCGCGC
Proteins encoded in this region:
- a CDS encoding extracellular catalytic domain type 1 short-chain-length polyhydroxyalkanoate depolymerase, with translation MTTDISQTMAEAMRLIRAGRLGEATAQLRQGRGTSAMPSADLPSAGAGFADLRSHLPKDLQGLQGLQGLLRQRTPAEPLPDGAAFLERRFTDRAGSRDYRLYVPSRAGAEPMPLVVMLHGCTQDPADFAAGTGMNRQAERHGLLIAYPEQPQTANPSRCWNWFEPGHQRHGQGEPALIAGITRDILREHPVDPGRVYIAGLSAGGAAALAMALLYPDLYAAAGVHSGLPFGAAQDMNSAFAAMRQGDAPGRQIGAAPAVPTIVFHGTQDGTVHPRNAMRIIDQIRQTTAPLPVERHAVNNGHAYTRTVYADGSGRAMHEHWAVQGAGHAWFGGSAAGSYTDPKGPDASAEMIRFFLQHRVQA
- a CDS encoding CopG family transcriptional regulator — encoded protein: MADNVHELRSRPSDSEKITINLGYVDLGQVDLMVREGFYSNRTDFIRTAIRNQLERHADVLQKSVVRHGLDLGLRHFGRAELEAARDSGQKLRIHVLGLATIAADVDPELARASIESLVVVGALAASPAVKAALADRIR
- a CDS encoding DNA recombination protein RmuC, which produces MEIWIGLAAAFVAGLGAGFLLGRSDARSTSAGTRRVLAELDGRRSEETEALLDQVKLAFAELSREGEKRAADELARAVQTAFTVERTLQGHRSQAERAEFEARIQNVLGQVERLGELIRRIERERAESFSSLGGRVEQAFARAEKLAETTASLRDALVHARVRGQWGERMAEDLLRAMGLVENLHWVRQRQLDDGTRPDITFLLPDGRVLHMDVKFPFENWARLVEASDEEGRSRARAAFVRDVRGRIAEVAKRGWSRPEIGALPLALLFVPNEQVFAGMVTAEPLLVDEAIGKRVCLVGPASLFAVLALIRHAAEERRIADGLTGLLEALHGLDEGWRAHLQRLDRLGRRLEDSLRDWHELRGSKVPQLERLLRQIGDHGAQASAGRSDAQSEESGAKNSSSSLPGDTEPSTSNVTPS
- a CDS encoding anti-sigma factor family protein, which encodes MECASLERYLEAYLEGRLRRAQWLVLRRHVMTCPSCRARVEELRQFEVDLHQRFRAMARTQRLWTGLELDLVGLPSAAGSSDLLPPRAPRPPMTSLTGALLPPPSRSRSSVPATPPDAPVREPRWSVVALLCLVLAGVSTGGWVLIRSNPQTTEDTGGDLRLLGSADPVDAASATEAVAAPFEEAGTGSPAAAPVDLAQIDVQPAEVPDWLQVQLGRPVDLALPPGITLLGGGELRIGMESRPVVLAAGRDDDRLMLLPTVDGMSSVSADVVAYARRHGLAHMIRRHDGVTFDVLGSVSPGRLDELFFAPLSSD